CGACGTGCCGTGGTCCGGAGCCTTCACGCCGAAATTGTCGGCAATCGTGGCCGCGACGTCGGCGAAGGTCGAACGGACGCCAAGATTTCCAGAACGCTTAAGTGCAGGCCCGTACACGAGCAGCGGCACGTATTCCCGCGTATGGTCGGTGCCCGGGTGCGTCGGGTCGTTGCCGTGGTCGGCGGTCACGATCAGCAGATCGCGTTCCGTGAGGCGTCCGGCCAGCTCCGGAACGGCGCGGTCGAATTCCTCGAGCGCACCGGCATAGCCTTGCGGGTCCCGGCGGTGGCCGTATAGCGAATCGAAGTCGACCAGATTCGTAAACAGCAGCCCCTTGAAAGAGCGGCCAAGCGCTTCGCTCGTTTTGGCGATGCCGTCGGCGTTGCTTTTGGTCGGCAGCGCTTCCGTAATCCCTTCGCCGCTGAAAATATCGTTGATTTTGCCGACCGCAATGACGTCGAAGCCGTTCTCCTTCAAGGAACTCAGCACCGTCGGCTGCGGCGGCTTGACCGCGTAATCGTGACGGTTCGGCGTGCGGACGAAGTTGCCCGGCTTGCCGGTATACGGCCTGGCGATCACGCGTCCGACCGCGTAACGGTCGTCAAGCGTCAGCTCGCGGGCGATTTTGCAGGCTTCGTACAGCTCCTCGAGCGGAATGGCTTCTTCGTGGGCCGCAATTTGAAATACGCTGTCGGCCGAAGTATAGACGATCCATTTTCCCGTCCGCTGCTGCTCCTCGCCGAGCTCGGCGATAATTTCCGTGCCGCTGGCCGGTTTGTTGCCGAGCACGCCGCGGCCCGTACGGCTTTCGAACGCGTCCAGCAGCTCGCGCGGAAATCCGTCCGGAAAGGTGCGGAACGGAACCGTCACCTTCAGCCCGGCCAGCTCCCAGTGTCCGGTCATCGTGTCCTTCCCGACGGACACTTCCGCCATTTTGCCATAATAAGCGGACGGGCCGCTTTCGGGCTGCCAGCCTCCGAGCCGTTCGATCCGGTCGAGTCCCCAGCCGCGCAGATGCGGCAGCGACAGCGACGGAACACGGTTCAAGATGTGGCCGATCGTATGCGATCCGGCATCGCCGAACGACGCCGCGTCGGGCAGCTCGCCGATGCCGACGCTGTCGAGGACGATCAGCGCGATGCGCTGGAATTTCATAAAGCGCTCCCTCCCGGACGGTCTCGTTATTTTACTTTCGCTCTCGGATGAGCGCCGTTGTAAACGTCTTTAATGCGCGTCTTGGCCACCTGCGCATACACCTGCGTCGTTGAAATATCGGCATGGCCGAGCATCTCCTGCACGGAGCGGAGATCGGCGCCGTTCTCGAGCAAATGGGCGGCAAAGGAATGTCGGAGCGTGTGCGGCGTAATGTCAAGGGTAATGCCCGCTTCCGCCGCGTATTTTTTTACGATTTTCCAGAAGCCCTGCCGCGTCATCCGGGTTCCGAGCTGATTCAGAAAAAGCGCGTTCTCCGCATCGCCGCCGCGCAGCAGCCTTCCCCGCACGGAATCGGCGTAAGCCGTCAGCGCCTCGCAGGCGACCGCCCCCATCGGGACGACGCGCTCGCGCCCCGCGGCTCCGCCGCAGCGGATAAATCCGAGCGAAATGTTCACGTCGGGCAAATCGAGCGCCACCAGCTCGGAAACACGGATGCCCGTCGCATAGAGCAGCTCGAGCATCGCCTTGTCGCGAATGCCGCCGGCCGTAGCTTCCGGCGCGGAAAGAAGCCGCTCGACATCGCCGACCGACAAAATGGTCGGCAGCTTCCTTACGGGTTTCGGCGTATCCAGCTCCAGCGTCGGATCATGGCCGACAATCCGCTCGCGGAGCAAATAATGAAAAAACGACCGGATTGAAACCGCATGGCGGATAACCGTCGCGTTGGCGCGGCCCTGCTGCTTCAGCCCGAGCATATAACGCGAGACGTGATGCTTCTGAATGTCGCCCGGTCCTTGAAGGCCCTGTTCCGCGGCAAACGCAAGAAAGCCTTCCAGATCGCGCTCATACGAACCGAGCGTGCTGTGCGAAAGCCGCTTTTCATCCTGAAGGTAACGCATAAAGGCTTCTAAATGGGCTCTCATCGCTGGGTCGTTCCTTTCCCCGGTTTCGTCCTCCTATATTCCACACGGATGCCGGGTTTTCCTGCCCGTTCCTGTCGAAAACAGGCGGCAGACGGGAAAGGTCACTCGCCGTACCAGTAAAACAGCCGCAGCCGGTCCACAATCGATTCGCTTCCGGTGCCGCCCAGCCCCGGCTGAAACACTTTGAGGGCCTGCCCCTGCGGGACGCGGTACGGATCATCCGGAGCGATCCATGCCGCGATATACCGGCAGCTGCCGTACGTGACGAAGGTGAGAAGGACCAGCAGGACGATGAATATGAGCCGCCTGACCATTTTGCGCACCGAAACGACCATAGCCGGAGGCCTCCTTCCTGGGATGAACGAAAATGCGGGTAGTTGTCCCGCTGTAACCACCATATGAAAGGAGACGCCGATTCATGATTGGCCGGTCGGCCGCAGCCTTCAGTTCAACTGGTCGAAGGGGGTGCTGTCGAGCAGCTGGTCGAGCGGAATATAGGGCCGGCCGACCGCCTGGGCGACCTGGGGATGCGTGATCCGGCCTTTGTACGTATTGACGCCCTTGCGCAGCGATTCATTGCGGCGAACCGCCTTTTCGAGCCCGTCGGTCGCCAGCTCGAACGCATACGGCAGCGTGACGTTCGTCAGCGCCAGCGTCGACGTTCGGGGCACGGCGCCCGGCATGTTGGCGACAGCATAATGAATGACGCCATGCTTCTCGTATACCGGGTCCTTATGTGTCGTCACGCGGTCGATCGTCTCGATCGTACCGCCCTGGTCGACGGCCACGTCCACGATGACGGCCCCTTTTTTCATTGTTTTCACCATTTCCTCCGTGACGAGGTGCGGCGCCCTCGCCCCCGGAATCAGAACCGCGCCGATCAGCAGATCGGCTTTCCGGACGGCGCTGGCGATATTGTACGGGTTCGACATCAGCGTCCGCACGCGGCCCCCGAATATATCGTCGATATAGCGCATCCGGTCCGCGCTTTTCTCCAAAATGACGACGTCCGCCCCCATGCCGAGCGCAATTTTTGCGGCATTCGTCCCGACGATGCCGCCGCCCAGTATGATCACCTCAGCCGGCGGGACGCCCGGCACGCCGCCGAGCAAAATGCCGCGGCCGCCATAGAAGGCTTCCAGAAACTGCGCTCCGACCTGGACGGCCATCCGGCCGGCCACCTCGCTCATCGGGGTCAGCAGCGGCAGACTTCCTCCTAGCAGCTGGATCGTTTCATACGCAACGCCGGATACTCCGCTGTCTGCAAGTGCGCCTGCCAGCTGAGGTGCGGCCGCCAGATGCAAATACGTAAACAGCAGCAGCTTCTCCCGGAAATAGCCGAATTCCTCCGGCAGCGGCTCCTTTACTTTCATGATCATGTCGGCCTTCGCCCACACTTCCGCCGCCGCTGCGGCAATTCCGGCGCCTTCGGCGGTATAAGCGTCGTCCGTAAAACCGCTTCCCTCGCCGGCCCCTGTTTCCACGACCACATCGTGCCCGGCCGCGATCAGCATGCCGGCTCCGGCCGGGGTGAGCGCGACCCGGTATTCGCTCGGTTTGACTTCTTTCGGAACCCCGATGATCATCCGCATAACCTCCTTCATTCCTACATATGCAGCCGCGGGACGGCTTGACAGTCCCGCCCCGCCTACCCTTCTTACCGATACGTTCTCCCCCGCTGGCATAAATTATGTGCCGGGGCGACGGCCGCCCATGCGGCTGGATGTCAGCCCCCATACACTGAATGAAAAGTCTGCCCTGAGGGTTGTGAGCTTGTACGATTAATTGTTTTCGAAGCGGGATTTTCTTCACAATACGCAGCCGTTGCTTTCGATGCAAGTTTTGCTTCACAAAACTTTGAGGAGGGCCGAATGTGCAAAACGTCGAACGATTGCTGGTCAGCTGCGCACGCCCGTCCGGTTCCGGGGCAACTCGGAAAATGATCGGCTTCAAGAGCCGATCTTCCTTTAAGCGCTGCGCCCGCGAGCTGTCCAAACGGGGGCTCGGGCCGGTCAAATTGATTCGCGGAGGCTTTATCCTTTGCTGCAATTTGAGCCGGTCCGAGGCGAGCCGGTTCAATCAGCTGCTCCATCATCCCGACATCCGGTTCGTCGAGCCGGATTTTAAAATCCGCGCCCATGCCCGGCCTGCACCGTTTGGTAAAGCCGAAGCATCGGATGCCGCCATCAAACGGGGAAAGCGTACGCGCCCTTTTTTGCGGCGAGGGCGAATCGGGCCGCTCCCGCTGCGCGGCCGGGCACATGAAAGCGCCGAAGGGACGACATGGAACGTCAGCCGCGTGCAGGCGCCGAAGGTATGGAAGAGGACGAAGGGCGATGGCGTTCCGGTCGCCATCATCGATACCGGCATTGCGCCGCATCCCGACCTGCACATTGCCGGAGGCGTCAATACGATCGGCGGAAGATCCTATACGGACGATAACGGTCACGGGACGCATGTCGCCGGCATCGCCGCCGCCCTCGGTACGAACGGCATGATCCCCGGCGTCGCGCCCAAGGTAAAGCTGTTTGCGGTTAAAGCGCTCGATGCGGCGGGCGAGGGGTACATTTCGAGCATCATTGACGGCATCGACTGGTGCATTCGCAACGGGATGAAGGTGATCAATATGAGCTTCGGCCTCTCCGGCGCCACAAGCTCCGCTCTGCGCCAGTCGATCCAGCGCGCCCGCCGAAAAGGAATCGTGGTCATCGCATCCGCGGGAAACGGCGGCATCTTCAGCGGAGGGATCGACGAGCCGGCAAGCTTTCCGGAGACGATCGCCGTTGCCGCGTCGACCATTCAGAACCAGATTGCTTCTTTCAGCAGCCGGGGCAAAGGCATTGACGTTGCCGCACCCGGCACGGCAATCAAATCGACCTGGCCGGGCGGCGGCTACAAGACGCTGTCGGGCACGAGCATGGCGTCCCCGCATGTCGCCGGCGGAGCGGCGCTGCTGCTCGCGATCAATCCGAAGCTGCGGCCGTACCAGATTTCGCGAAAGCTTCGCAATACCGCGCTGAAGCTGTCCGGCTTCTCCTCGCGGTCGCAGGGGGCCGGCCTGATCCGGCTTGCCCGTGCCGCCAAAGTCTCCCGCTCCGGCTCGGGCGCGGCCCGCAGACGCCGGTCCAAATAAAAAACTCCCTCGCGTATGCGCCCAGCTCATTCGTGCCTCGAATGAAGGGCGCCTATCGGGGAGTTACTGTTCGTTCTTTTCCCGGCATCGCCTGCAAATGCCTTGAAAATCCAGACGATGGTCGATGACCATAAAGCCGTATTCCCGCTCAAGTCTTTCCTCAAGCGGTCCGAGCCAATCTTCCTTGATCTCCTCCATCGAGCCGCATTGGACGCAAATTAGATGATGATGATGATGCTTGCTGTTATCCGCGCGCAAATCGTACCTGGCAACCCCGTCGCCGAAGTTCATTTTCTCCACGACATGCAGTTCGCTGAGCAGCTCGAGCGTGCGGTAGACCGTCGCAAGACCGATCTCCGGCGCCTTGTCCTTGACGAGCATGAACACGTCCTCCGCGCTCAAATGGTCTTCCTCGTTCTCCAGAAGCACGCGCACCGTCGCTTCGCGCTGCGGGGTCAGCTTGTACCCTTGAGACTGAAGCTGCTGCTTGATTTTCTCGATCCGGGACTCCATGGTTTCCCCCCTCGCACCTGCACCCTGCGCCTTATGCCGGAAACGTTTGCTTTCATTATAGGGGCACATTGCGAGGAAAGTCAAACTTTTTTAGAATGATTACAATCCGCTTTCAAGCCCCGTAAATCAGCGGCGCAGCCCACTTCAGAAGCACCGGTGAAGCGTATGTTTCGACAAGCGCAGCCCCCGTGGCGATGAGCAGCATGAGCAGGGCGGTCGACGTATGAGCCGCAAGCGGACCGCTTAATGTTCCGTACCGGTTCAACAGCCGGCTGCGGATGACGTACAGCGAGAAGGATAAGGCCGAGACGCTCGCAATCAGAAGCGCCGGGACAACAATCAGATTCTGCGGAGCGACGGAAGCAAGCGAAAACAGAAGTCCTCTCCACGCATGCTCGTTCACGAGCGTCGCGACGGCAAAGCCGACGAGCACGCCTTTGAAAAAATCGAGCGCCAGCACCAGCGGCATGCCGACGACCGTTACGCCAAGCACCCAAATGAGAAGCAGCCATTTCGCATAAAAAGCGGCCCGTCCGGCAAAATCGCCGCCGCCCGCACCAGGCGCATCCGCCAGCGCCCGTTTCGCAAGCAGCTGCACGTTTTCCGCGAGCTCCCGCTGCTGATCCATCGTCAGCGCGTTGACCAGGAGCGCTCCGAACACAAGTCCGACGACAAAAATAACCGTTACGAATATTAGCAGCGTCAATTCCTTTCTAAGCAGCGGCAGCCCTGCCTGCGAACGCATGATCACACGCCTCCCATCCTTGGTAAAGTGTATGTCCATGCGCCGAACGCTATGCCCGCTGCCGCTTATGCCGGGCGGCGTTCCTCCGCTTTACCGGCTTATCCTGCCGTAAGTGCCGCCCCCGCCCGCAGCCAGCCGGACCCTGCCGCTTCTTGCCTCCGCAATCGTTCTCGCCGCCGCAGCTCCGGCAGCAGCGGCGATTTCATCCTCCGGCGCATCGTGCAGCACGGCCATTTCCGTGCCGAAACGGGCAAGCAGCTTCTCCAGCGTCCGTTTGCCGACGCCCGGAATAAATTCAAGCGGCACCTGATAGCGGTACGGAGGCCGGTCAGGCGCAACCGCCGGCTCAGAGCGGCCGGCCGCACGGCCGAGCTCATCAATTCGGTCCATGACCCCGCGGACGATCTTCGGACTGCCGCACATCGGGCACCGTTCCATCGCCGCTTCCTCCCCGGCCAGCGATCCGCAGCCGAGACAGTATGTCCGGTGGTACTTGCCCAGCGCGGGATTGAGTCCATAGTTGGCGGCTATTCGCCGTCCTTCCCTGCCGGTCAGCGCCAGCTTCAGCTCCGCGAAGGACGGTTCGCCAAGCAGCAGCTCGTTGTATTCCCGCCCGATTTTGGCCAGCGAATGCGCGTCGGAATTCGTGACGAACGGCAGCTCGTCGAGGTCCGGAACGAGTCCCGCCATCAGGCTGTCGGAGCTGAGGCCCAGCTCCACGGCGTCGATCAGCGCCGGATCGAGCGTATCGCCCAGCCGGTCCGAGCAGCTGCCGAACAAGCTTTTATGCGGGGTGAAAATATGCGCGGGGATGAATAGGCCACCGCGTTCCTTCGCTTCCTCCTGCAGCCGGCGCGAGGAGACGTAAATGCGCTGCGAGCTGAGCCGCACATTCCGCATATGCCGGCTCATCCAATCCGTGAACGCGCGCATGGCGTCAAACGTCGGCAAATAAATGAGATGATGCGCCGGACCGAACCCTTCGTCGCGCGTTTCGATTTCCGCCCCGAGCAGCAGCGTCGTATTCCGGTAACGGATGCCGCCGCCCGGTACTTCCGTCATTTCGCCGGTTTCCAGGAGGTCCGCGATATCCTCCTGCACGGCCGGCGAATGGCAGTCGATCACGCCGAGCAGACCGATGCCCTTGCGCTCCGCCGCTTCGCGGGCGATTTCGCGAAACGTCAAATCGCGGCTGGCGCTAATTTTAACCGGCTCGCCCTTTTCCGTCCGGCCGATATGGAGGTGCAGGTCGGCGAAAATGCGGCGCAGCGACTTCCAGTCCTCCATGACTAAAATTGTCCCGTCAGGCGGTAAAGGTGCCAGGCATAAACCGCGAGCATCGTTTTCGCGTCACTGATCCGTTCCTCGCGGATATACTGCTGCGCCTGCTCGAAGGTGATCGCCTCCACCGCCAAAAATTCGTCCTCGTCCGGCCTGCTTTCCCCCTTGACCAGCTCCTCCGCGGCATACAGATACAGCTTCTCGTCGGCAAACCCGGGCGACGTATAAAAAGCGCTTATCGGACGCAGACGGCCCGCACGATAGCCGGTCTCCTCCTCCAGCTCGCGGGCCGCCGCTTCCATCGGATCCTCTCCGGGATCCAGCTTGCCAGCAGGAATCTCGATCTGGAATTTCTCCATCGGCTTGCGGTACTGCTCCACCACCAGCATTTTGTCCTCGATCAGCGCCAGGACGGCTGCCGCGCCGGGATGGCGCACGATTTCCCGGGTCGCGGTTCTCCCGCCCGGCAGCCGCACCGTATCAACCTGCAGCGAAATGATTTTCCCCTCATAAATCGGCTGCGTGCCGATCG
This genomic window from Paenibacillus humicola contains:
- a CDS encoding phosphopentomutase yields the protein MKFQRIALIVLDSVGIGELPDAASFGDAGSHTIGHILNRVPSLSLPHLRGWGLDRIERLGGWQPESGPSAYYGKMAEVSVGKDTMTGHWELAGLKVTVPFRTFPDGFPRELLDAFESRTGRGVLGNKPASGTEIIAELGEEQQRTGKWIVYTSADSVFQIAAHEEAIPLEELYEACKIARELTLDDRYAVGRVIARPYTGKPGNFVRTPNRHDYAVKPPQPTVLSSLKENGFDVIAVGKINDIFSGEGITEALPTKSNADGIAKTSEALGRSFKGLLFTNLVDFDSLYGHRRDPQGYAGALEEFDRAVPELAGRLTERDLLIVTADHGNDPTHPGTDHTREYVPLLVYGPALKRSGNLGVRSTFADVAATIADNFGVKAPDHGTSFLGELQ
- the xerD gene encoding site-specific tyrosine recombinase XerD, with the protein product MRAHLEAFMRYLQDEKRLSHSTLGSYERDLEGFLAFAAEQGLQGPGDIQKHHVSRYMLGLKQQGRANATVIRHAVSIRSFFHYLLRERIVGHDPTLELDTPKPVRKLPTILSVGDVERLLSAPEATAGGIRDKAMLELLYATGIRVSELVALDLPDVNISLGFIRCGGAAGRERVVPMGAVACEALTAYADSVRGRLLRGGDAENALFLNQLGTRMTRQGFWKIVKKYAAEAGITLDITPHTLRHSFAAHLLENGADLRSVQEMLGHADISTTQVYAQVAKTRIKDVYNGAHPRAKVK
- a CDS encoding DUF4227 family protein; the protein is MVVSVRKMVRRLIFIVLLVLLTFVTYGSCRYIAAWIAPDDPYRVPQGQALKVFQPGLGGTGSESIVDRLRLFYWYGE
- the ald gene encoding alanine dehydrogenase — translated: MIIGVPKEVKPSEYRVALTPAGAGMLIAAGHDVVVETGAGEGSGFTDDAYTAEGAGIAAAAAEVWAKADMIMKVKEPLPEEFGYFREKLLLFTYLHLAAAPQLAGALADSGVSGVAYETIQLLGGSLPLLTPMSEVAGRMAVQVGAQFLEAFYGGRGILLGGVPGVPPAEVIILGGGIVGTNAAKIALGMGADVVILEKSADRMRYIDDIFGGRVRTLMSNPYNIASAVRKADLLIGAVLIPGARAPHLVTEEMVKTMKKGAVIVDVAVDQGGTIETIDRVTTHKDPVYEKHGVIHYAVANMPGAVPRTSTLALTNVTLPYAFELATDGLEKAVRRNESLRKGVNTYKGRITHPQVAQAVGRPYIPLDQLLDSTPFDQLN
- a CDS encoding S8 family peptidase — protein: MQNVERLLVSCARPSGSGATRKMIGFKSRSSFKRCARELSKRGLGPVKLIRGGFILCCNLSRSEASRFNQLLHHPDIRFVEPDFKIRAHARPAPFGKAEASDAAIKRGKRTRPFLRRGRIGPLPLRGRAHESAEGTTWNVSRVQAPKVWKRTKGDGVPVAIIDTGIAPHPDLHIAGGVNTIGGRSYTDDNGHGTHVAGIAAALGTNGMIPGVAPKVKLFAVKALDAAGEGYISSIIDGIDWCIRNGMKVINMSFGLSGATSSALRQSIQRARRKGIVVIASAGNGGIFSGGIDEPASFPETIAVAASTIQNQIASFSSRGKGIDVAAPGTAIKSTWPGGGYKTLSGTSMASPHVAGGAALLLAINPKLRPYQISRKLRNTALKLSGFSSRSQGAGLIRLARAAKVSRSGSGAARRRRSK
- a CDS encoding Fur family transcriptional regulator, which produces MESRIEKIKQQLQSQGYKLTPQREATVRVLLENEEDHLSAEDVFMLVKDKAPEIGLATVYRTLELLSELHVVEKMNFGDGVARYDLRADNSKHHHHHLICVQCGSMEEIKEDWLGPLEERLEREYGFMVIDHRLDFQGICRRCREKNEQ
- the spoIIM gene encoding stage II sporulation protein M, coding for MRSQAGLPLLRKELTLLIFVTVIFVVGLVFGALLVNALTMDQQRELAENVQLLAKRALADAPGAGGGDFAGRAAFYAKWLLLIWVLGVTVVGMPLVLALDFFKGVLVGFAVATLVNEHAWRGLLFSLASVAPQNLIVVPALLIASVSALSFSLYVIRSRLLNRYGTLSGPLAAHTSTALLMLLIATGAALVETYASPVLLKWAAPLIYGA
- a CDS encoding endonuclease Q family protein translates to MEDWKSLRRIFADLHLHIGRTEKGEPVKISASRDLTFREIAREAAERKGIGLLGVIDCHSPAVQEDIADLLETGEMTEVPGGGIRYRNTTLLLGAEIETRDEGFGPAHHLIYLPTFDAMRAFTDWMSRHMRNVRLSSQRIYVSSRRLQEEAKERGGLFIPAHIFTPHKSLFGSCSDRLGDTLDPALIDAVELGLSSDSLMAGLVPDLDELPFVTNSDAHSLAKIGREYNELLLGEPSFAELKLALTGREGRRIAANYGLNPALGKYHRTYCLGCGSLAGEEAAMERCPMCGSPKIVRGVMDRIDELGRAAGRSEPAVAPDRPPYRYQVPLEFIPGVGKRTLEKLLARFGTEMAVLHDAPEDEIAAAAGAAAARTIAEARSGRVRLAAGGGGTYGRISR
- a CDS encoding NUDIX domain-containing protein, yielding MLEKTGDYQEKTIGTQPIYEGKIISLQVDTVRLPGGRTATREIVRHPGAAAVLALIEDKMLVVEQYRKPMEKFQIEIPAGKLDPGEDPMEAAARELEEETGYRAGRLRPISAFYTSPGFADEKLYLYAAEELVKGESRPDEDEFLAVEAITFEQAQQYIREERISDAKTMLAVYAWHLYRLTGQF